The proteins below come from a single Anderseniella sp. Alg231-50 genomic window:
- a CDS encoding molybdopterin cofactor-binding domain-containing protein gives MQKFAVGQAVRRVEDERFLKGDGCYVDDIRLDNMAHAAFVRSPFAHARIGKIDVSAAVAMRGVIRLLTYKDVKKAGLGAFPTLTAVDGVDENGIAVPERFALTGDVARFVGDPVAMVIAETPEQAQQAAEAVMVDYSDKPAVVDLASVLDRKSKLIHSKLKSNRAYHFHKGDEAGVDKAIGSAAHVTRLTFVNNRVAPSAVEPRGSIGDYDKDKDQLILHVSGQAVHGQKGQMADVIFKVPPEKVRVVMPDVGGGFGAKNFVYPENVMVMLAAKLVGRPVKWIAQRSENFLSEIHGRDHLTTAELALDEDGNFTALKVDTRANMGAYLSSYATIIPTSASWVSMGGNYRIPSVSMSVDAVFTNTVPIDAYRGAGRPESAYLIERLVDLAAFETGRDPVVLRRQNFINQYPYKMALGMIIDCADFEGTLDKALAVHDADGFAKRRKASARKGRLRGFGVSSYLEVTLGMPADFAELRFEDDGTVSLMTGGQATGQGHETTYKQIISSELGINPDKVRYVTGDTDVIKSGGGHGGSRSLMVIGSALLTTSHEVVNKGKLAAAHVLEAAVQDIEFKAGKFAIMGTDRGIGILELAARLRAIAGSLPNDVPETLSSAKTWQREQFSYPNGVHVCEVEVDPDTGMIDITGYTVVDDFGRIINPLIAGGQVMGGAVQGIGQALLEGVTYDETGQLLTGSFMDYCMPRALDLPSIGLEFNQDAPTQSNPLGVKGAGEAGATGAPPAVVNAVVDALKPLGIAHIDMPLTPMKVWEAIRAAEMKQAAQ, from the coding sequence ATGCAGAAATTTGCTGTCGGGCAGGCTGTCCGTCGCGTGGAAGATGAGCGCTTTCTCAAGGGAGACGGCTGTTATGTCGACGACATCAGGCTGGACAACATGGCCCATGCCGCCTTCGTGCGTTCACCGTTTGCGCATGCAAGAATCGGCAAGATCGATGTCTCGGCGGCTGTCGCCATGCGGGGTGTCATCAGGCTGCTTACCTACAAGGATGTGAAGAAGGCAGGCCTTGGCGCATTTCCGACGCTGACGGCTGTGGACGGGGTTGATGAAAACGGTATCGCCGTGCCTGAGCGCTTCGCGCTGACCGGCGATGTTGCGCGTTTCGTCGGTGACCCCGTGGCCATGGTTATCGCCGAAACCCCCGAACAGGCCCAACAGGCCGCAGAAGCAGTCATGGTCGATTACAGCGACAAGCCAGCAGTGGTCGATCTGGCCTCGGTGCTCGACCGGAAATCCAAGCTGATCCATTCGAAACTGAAATCAAACCGGGCCTATCATTTCCACAAGGGGGATGAAGCAGGGGTCGACAAGGCCATCGGTTCGGCAGCCCATGTCACCCGGCTTACCTTCGTAAACAACCGGGTTGCGCCGTCGGCGGTCGAGCCGCGCGGCTCCATCGGCGATTACGACAAGGACAAGGACCAGCTGATCCTGCATGTGTCGGGCCAGGCGGTGCACGGCCAGAAGGGCCAGATGGCCGACGTGATTTTCAAGGTTCCGCCGGAAAAGGTCCGCGTGGTCATGCCTGACGTGGGCGGTGGCTTCGGGGCGAAGAATTTTGTCTACCCGGAAAATGTCATGGTGATGCTGGCCGCCAAGCTGGTCGGCCGGCCGGTCAAGTGGATTGCACAGCGGTCGGAAAATTTCCTGTCGGAAATCCATGGCCGCGACCATCTGACAACCGCAGAGCTGGCGCTGGACGAAGACGGCAATTTCACAGCGCTTAAGGTTGATACCCGCGCCAACATGGGAGCCTATCTATCATCCTATGCGACGATCATCCCGACGTCCGCAAGCTGGGTGTCGATGGGAGGCAATTACCGCATTCCGTCGGTTTCGATGTCTGTCGATGCGGTGTTTACAAATACGGTTCCAATAGACGCTTATCGCGGTGCAGGCAGGCCGGAGTCGGCCTATCTGATCGAGCGTCTGGTTGATCTGGCGGCTTTTGAGACCGGGCGCGATCCGGTCGTGCTGCGCCGCCAGAACTTCATCAACCAGTATCCTTACAAGATGGCACTTGGCATGATTATCGACTGTGCCGATTTTGAAGGCACGCTGGACAAGGCGCTGGCTGTGCACGATGCAGACGGCTTTGCAAAGCGGCGCAAGGCGTCCGCGCGCAAGGGAAGATTGCGCGGGTTTGGTGTGTCCAGCTATCTGGAAGTCACTCTGGGCATGCCGGCGGATTTTGCCGAACTGCGGTTTGAAGACGACGGGACGGTGTCCCTGATGACCGGCGGTCAGGCGACGGGGCAGGGCCACGAGACCACCTACAAGCAGATCATCAGCTCGGAACTGGGAATCAATCCGGACAAGGTGCGTTATGTCACCGGCGATACCGACGTCATCAAGTCCGGTGGTGGTCACGGCGGGTCGCGATCCCTGATGGTAATCGGGTCGGCCTTGCTCACCACTTCCCATGAAGTTGTGAACAAGGGGAAACTTGCAGCAGCTCATGTGCTTGAGGCAGCGGTGCAGGACATTGAATTCAAGGCCGGCAAGTTCGCCATCATGGGCACAGACCGCGGCATTGGCATCCTCGAACTTGCAGCCAGGCTTCGGGCTATCGCCGGCAGCCTGCCGAATGATGTTCCGGAGACATTGTCTTCGGCAAAAACCTGGCAACGCGAGCAGTTTTCCTATCCCAACGGCGTGCATGTCTGTGAGGTTGAGGTAGACCCCGACACCGGCATGATCGATATCACCGGTTACACGGTGGTTGATGACTTCGGCCGGATCATCAATCCGCTGATTGCCGGCGGACAGGTAATGGGCGGAGCGGTGCAGGGCATCGGACAGGCACTGCTGGAAGGCGTGACATATGATGAAACAGGCCAGCTGCTGACCGGTTCATTCATGGATTACTGCATGCCGCGGGCACTGGACCTGCCGTCGATCGGACTTGAGTTCAACCAGGATGCGCCGACCCAGTCCAACCCGCTCGGGGTCAAGGGGGCCGGTGAGGCCGGCGCCACCGGCGCACCGCCTGCGGTTGTCAATGCGGTGGTCGATGCTCTCAAACCGCTGGGGATCGCGCATATCGATATGCCGCTCACACCCATGAAAGTCTGGGAAGCAATAAGGGCGGCAGAAATGAAACAGGCTGCGCAGTGA
- a CDS encoding AIM24 family protein yields MTFQSIADTVHEHAADEADSADLSFVVSGKLMQQLSVTLRPGRRMVGWARSVIAHDNGVILEDAGNEALVMACNVGDADSRVILSPGGSVGAFDLKQLAGRILLPQENFLAVGPGVRLRPYSHIKSLKSANRPDGLVLLQADGEGWVFTAATGEVSHIKLGPGEILAARGSAIAALGATVVIEKASESHGVAADNKLNVAILRGPGNVWLQSMPAPANAPQPDAKPGSPIVISFN; encoded by the coding sequence ATGACATTTCAGTCTATTGCAGACACAGTACATGAGCATGCAGCTGATGAAGCGGATTCCGCTGATCTGTCCTTTGTCGTGTCCGGCAAGCTCATGCAGCAATTGTCGGTAACGCTGAGGCCCGGTCGCCGGATGGTTGGCTGGGCACGGTCGGTTATCGCCCATGACAATGGTGTTATCCTGGAAGATGCCGGCAATGAAGCGCTGGTCATGGCGTGTAATGTCGGTGATGCCGATTCCCGGGTCATCCTGTCGCCCGGCGGCTCTGTCGGTGCATTTGACCTGAAGCAGCTGGCCGGACGCATTCTGCTGCCGCAGGAGAATTTTCTGGCCGTTGGCCCCGGCGTACGGCTACGGCCATACAGCCATATCAAGTCGCTGAAATCCGCCAACCGTCCTGACGGGCTGGTGTTGCTGCAGGCCGATGGTGAAGGCTGGGTGTTTACTGCTGCAACAGGCGAAGTATCCCATATCAAGCTTGGACCGGGAGAAATCCTGGCGGCGAGAGGCAGTGCCATAGCGGCGCTGGGCGCGACCGTGGTGATAGAAAAAGCATCCGAAAGTCATGGCGTTGCGGCTGACAACAAATTGAACGTGGCGATATTGCGCGGGCCCGGCAATGTGTGGCTGCAATCGATGCCCGCACCGGCAAACGCGCCACAGCCTGACGCCAAGCCCGGATCACCGATTGTGATCAGTTTCAACTGA
- a CDS encoding SDR family oxidoreductase, with translation MDDEMTGTVLITGAARRIGRHMALDLADKGWAVAAHYNTSADDADELVAEIEARGGRAVAVQGDLSLSGVPEQIVARSAEALGPLTCLINNASRFEPDEAETMTQESWDLHQNTNLRAPVFLAQAFVAQFPGGAHGNIVNLIDQCVLKLNPTYFSYTASKSALWTVTRTLAQSLAPRIRVNAIGPGPALPHVRMKEGDFAERTEQTLLQRGTSPEEISSALSFILSAPALTGQMIVLDGGQHLVWQTPDVTDANE, from the coding sequence ATGGATGACGAGATGACGGGAACAGTCCTGATAACCGGTGCGGCGCGGCGTATTGGCCGGCACATGGCGCTGGACCTTGCAGATAAAGGCTGGGCAGTGGCGGCGCACTACAACACGTCAGCCGACGATGCCGATGAGCTGGTTGCGGAGATCGAGGCCAGAGGAGGACGGGCGGTCGCGGTGCAGGGCGATCTTTCGCTCAGTGGAGTGCCGGAACAGATAGTTGCCAGGTCCGCAGAGGCCCTGGGACCCTTGACATGCCTCATCAACAATGCGTCCCGGTTTGAGCCGGATGAGGCCGAAACCATGACGCAGGAAAGCTGGGACCTGCATCAGAACACCAACCTGCGCGCGCCGGTGTTTCTGGCCCAGGCCTTCGTTGCGCAGTTTCCCGGCGGCGCGCACGGCAATATCGTCAATCTCATCGACCAGTGTGTGCTGAAACTGAATCCAACGTATTTTTCCTACACGGCATCGAAGTCCGCACTGTGGACAGTCACGCGCACGCTGGCCCAGTCGCTGGCCCCGCGCATCAGGGTAAACGCCATCGGTCCGGGGCCTGCCCTGCCGCACGTGCGGATGAAAGAAGGCGATTTTGCCGAACGCACCGAGCAGACACTTTTGCAGCGCGGCACATCACCGGAAGAGATTTCGTCAGCATTGTCCTTCATTTTGTCGGCCCCGGCCTTGACCGGACAGATGATCGTGCTTGATGGTGGTCAGCATCTTGTCTGGCAAACGCCGGATGTCACGGACGCAAACGAGTAG
- the folB gene encoding dihydroneopterin aldolase yields the protein MDNNPRQLVSEYADATHGLRHVFVRDLALIAMVGIYEHEKRHPQRILVNIDCAVKEQGGALEDDIKNVVSYEKVVKNVKAIVQDGHVNLVETLAEKIADKVLKNRAIKRVRVRVEKLDIIPEASSVGIEIERARG from the coding sequence ATGGACAATAATCCGCGCCAGTTGGTTTCGGAGTATGCAGACGCGACGCACGGATTGCGGCATGTCTTCGTGCGTGATCTGGCACTGATCGCCATGGTCGGCATTTATGAACACGAGAAGCGGCATCCGCAGCGTATCCTGGTCAACATCGACTGTGCCGTGAAAGAACAGGGCGGCGCGCTGGAAGACGATATCAAGAATGTCGTCAGCTATGAAAAAGTGGTCAAGAACGTCAAGGCCATCGTGCAGGACGGTCATGTCAATCTGGTCGAGACACTTGCAGAAAAAATAGCCGACAAGGTGTTGAAGAACAGAGCGATCAAACGCGTCCGGGTGCGGGTCGAGAAGCTCGACATCATTCCCGAGGCCTCAAGCGTAGGCATCGAGATCGAGCGCGCGCGAGGCTGA
- the uvrC gene encoding excinuclease ABC subunit UvrC, translated as MNDPLTTQDGEPVEDAVESGPDVIKRFAKTLPGRPGVYRMYNHKGDVLYVGKARNLKNRVSNYTRLGGHTNRIAAMIANTCSMEFVTTKTEPEALLLEANLIKRLKPRYNVILRDDKSFPYILIAKDHDVAQITKHRGARNRKGSYYGPFASAGSVNTTINLLQKAFLLRSCSDSYYENRTRPCLLFQIKRCAAPCTGEISADGYSELVKQAEAFLSGKSNAVKTALAKQMEAASEELDFERAAVCRDRISALSHVTASQGINPQGVAEADIFGLAQEGGQTCIQVFFIRAGQNWGTRAYFPRADKSVEPADVLAAFIAQFYDDKPVPRQIMLSSDVSELDLLRDALSTKAGRKVEVLVPQRGEKRELVQHAMTNAREALGRKLADTSSQKKLLEGVKNVFGLERMPRRIEVYDNSHIQGTNAVGGMIVAGPEGLAKAHYRKFNIKTEQDTGGDDFGMMKEVLTRRFSRLLKEHGDRPANTGEDLPASDDTSGDDMSADDTSADDTSVGTWPDLLLIDGGKGQLSAVQDVLKELGIKDVPVAGISKGPDRNAGREQFHISGKAPFMLEQRDPVLYYVQRLRDEAHRFAIGTHRAKRAKAALANPLDEIGGIGPGRKKALLRAFGSARAVSGASAADLEQVEGISKSLATAIYGYFHEGET; from the coding sequence ATGAACGATCCCCTGACTACGCAAGACGGTGAACCTGTCGAAGACGCTGTCGAAAGCGGCCCCGACGTGATCAAGCGGTTCGCAAAAACGCTGCCGGGCAGGCCGGGCGTTTACCGGATGTATAACCACAAGGGCGATGTGCTTTACGTGGGCAAGGCGCGCAACCTGAAGAATCGTGTCTCGAATTATACCCGCCTGGGCGGCCATACCAATCGCATTGCGGCAATGATCGCCAATACCTGCTCGATGGAGTTCGTGACCACCAAGACAGAGCCGGAAGCCCTGTTGCTGGAAGCAAACCTGATCAAGCGGCTGAAACCGCGCTACAATGTCATCCTGCGCGACGACAAGTCGTTTCCCTATATCCTGATCGCCAAGGATCACGACGTTGCCCAGATCACCAAGCATCGCGGCGCGCGTAATCGCAAGGGCAGTTATTATGGCCCGTTCGCATCAGCCGGCTCGGTAAACACCACCATAAACCTGTTGCAGAAGGCGTTCCTGCTGCGATCGTGTTCCGACAGTTATTATGAGAACCGCACCCGGCCGTGCCTGCTGTTCCAGATCAAGCGCTGTGCCGCACCATGCACCGGTGAGATTTCCGCAGATGGCTACAGTGAACTGGTGAAGCAGGCGGAAGCCTTTCTGTCCGGCAAATCCAACGCGGTGAAAACAGCCCTGGCCAAGCAGATGGAGGCGGCGTCGGAAGAGCTGGATTTTGAGCGTGCGGCGGTTTGCCGTGACCGGATTTCAGCGCTCAGCCATGTCACCGCGTCGCAGGGAATCAATCCGCAGGGCGTGGCAGAAGCTGACATTTTTGGCCTGGCACAGGAGGGGGGGCAAACCTGCATTCAGGTGTTTTTCATCAGGGCGGGGCAGAACTGGGGCACGCGTGCCTACTTCCCGCGCGCCGATAAATCCGTTGAACCGGCTGATGTGCTGGCTGCCTTCATTGCCCAGTTTTACGATGACAAGCCGGTGCCGCGCCAAATCATGCTGTCCTCGGATGTCAGCGAACTTGATCTGTTGCGCGACGCGCTTTCGACCAAGGCGGGCCGGAAGGTGGAGGTTCTGGTGCCGCAGCGCGGGGAGAAACGCGAACTGGTGCAACATGCCATGACCAATGCGCGTGAGGCGCTGGGCCGCAAACTGGCTGATACGTCATCCCAGAAGAAATTGCTGGAAGGGGTGAAGAACGTGTTCGGGCTGGAGCGCATGCCGCGGCGCATAGAGGTCTACGACAATTCGCACATCCAGGGCACCAATGCGGTCGGCGGCATGATCGTGGCCGGGCCGGAGGGGCTGGCCAAAGCGCATTATCGCAAATTCAACATCAAGACCGAGCAGGATACCGGCGGCGACGATTTCGGCATGATGAAGGAAGTTCTGACACGGCGGTTTTCACGCCTCCTGAAGGAGCATGGCGACCGTCCTGCGAACACCGGAGAGGACTTGCCGGCCAGCGACGACACCAGTGGTGATGACATGAGTGCCGATGACACGAGTGCCGATGACACCAGCGTCGGCACGTGGCCGGATCTGTTGTTGATTGACGGCGGCAAAGGCCAGCTTTCGGCGGTCCAGGACGTTTTGAAGGAGTTGGGCATCAAGGACGTGCCGGTGGCCGGTATCTCCAAGGGGCCGGACCGCAATGCGGGCCGCGAGCAGTTCCATATTTCGGGGAAGGCGCCTTTCATGCTCGAACAACGTGACCCGGTGTTGTATTATGTGCAAAGGTTGCGCGATGAAGCACACAGATTTGCCATCGGCACACATCGGGCCAAGCGAGCCAAGGCGGCGCTTGCCAATCCTCTTGACGAGATTGGCGGCATCGGACCAGGACGCAAAAAGGCACTGCTTCGCGCCTTCGGATCGGCCCGCGCGGTCTCCGGCGCATCGGCGGCTGATCTCGAGCAGGTTGAAGGAATCAGCAAAAGTCTGGCAACTGCCATATACGGTTATTTCCACGAGGGCGAAACTTGA
- the pgsA gene encoding CDP-diacylglycerol--glycerol-3-phosphate 3-phosphatidyltransferase gives MSAGADKIRHPNRRGNVATWLPNILTYLRIAAVPVVVGLLIYGGDTNHWIAVAIFIFAAITDFLDGYLARIWEQQSSLGRMLDPIADKLLIASVLLAVTYTGEIKGVHIWAAIIILCREILVSGLREFLAEIKVSVPVTQLAKWKTTFQMIAIGFLIVGPAGDKVFHHTSTIGLTFLWIAAVATLYTGYDYFRAGVKHVMEEDE, from the coding sequence TTGAGCGCTGGCGCTGACAAAATCAGGCATCCGAACCGGCGCGGCAACGTTGCCACCTGGTTGCCCAATATCCTGACCTACCTGCGAATTGCCGCGGTGCCGGTGGTGGTGGGCCTGCTGATCTATGGCGGCGACACCAATCACTGGATCGCGGTGGCGATTTTTATCTTCGCTGCCATCACCGACTTCCTTGACGGATACCTGGCCCGCATCTGGGAACAGCAATCCTCGCTGGGCAGAATGCTGGACCCGATCGCCGACAAGCTGCTGATTGCGTCAGTTCTGCTGGCGGTGACGTATACCGGTGAGATCAAGGGCGTGCATATCTGGGCGGCAATCATCATATTGTGCCGCGAAATACTGGTATCGGGCCTGCGGGAATTTCTCGCCGAAATCAAGGTGTCCGTTCCGGTGACCCAACTGGCCAAGTGGAAAACCACCTTCCAGATGATCGCCATAGGGTTTTTGATTGTCGGGCCTGCCGGTGACAAGGTATTTCATCATACCTCCACGATCGGGCTGACGTTTTTGTGGATTGCCGCCGTTGCAACGCTTTACACAGGCTATGATTATTTCCGCGCCGGCGTGAAGCATGTCATGGAAGAAGACGAATGA
- the moaD gene encoding molybdopterin converting factor subunit 1 gives MKVMYFAWVRQRTGTGEEMIEVPADVSTVADLAAHLATRDEGYAAAFADMRVIRAALDQEHVALDHPLGDAREIAFFPPVTGG, from the coding sequence ATGAAGGTTATGTATTTTGCCTGGGTGCGGCAGCGCACCGGCACGGGCGAGGAAATGATCGAGGTACCAGCGGATGTAAGCACTGTCGCTGATCTCGCGGCGCATCTGGCGACCCGCGATGAAGGCTATGCTGCCGCGTTTGCTGATATGCGTGTTATCCGTGCAGCGCTGGACCAGGAGCATGTGGCGCTTGACCATCCGCTCGGTGATGCACGCGAAATTGCATTTTTTCCACCGGTCACGGGTGGATGA
- the pmtA gene encoding phospholipid N-methyltransferase PmtA — protein sequence MANRMARHVANRFDEEIRFFKTWIDKPKAMGAVLPTSSVTAKRMASLISPGCDDPVLELGPGTGVITKAILARGVKPAKLFSVEYTEAFIPQLMSDFPGVNILHGNAFRLDDVLPDMGESRFDTIISAIPMLNFPVKQRVELLNELFDRLNPGRPIVQISYGPVSPIPPDWQTYSVEPFDWMVRNIPPARLWVFRRILAA from the coding sequence GTGGCCAATCGCATGGCAAGGCATGTTGCCAATCGTTTTGACGAGGAAATCCGGTTCTTCAAGACTTGGATCGACAAGCCCAAGGCTATGGGCGCGGTGTTGCCGACAAGCAGCGTAACCGCAAAGCGCATGGCAAGCCTTATCAGCCCGGGGTGCGATGATCCGGTGCTTGAACTCGGTCCCGGCACAGGTGTCATAACCAAGGCAATCCTGGCGCGTGGTGTAAAACCGGCCAAGCTGTTTTCAGTCGAGTATACCGAAGCGTTCATTCCGCAACTGATGTCGGATTTCCCCGGGGTGAACATACTCCACGGCAACGCTTTTCGCCTGGACGATGTGTTGCCCGATATGGGTGAAAGCAGGTTCGACACCATCATATCCGCCATCCCGATGCTGAATTTTCCGGTCAAACAAAGGGTCGAACTGCTGAACGAACTGTTTGACCGGCTCAATCCGGGGCGTCCGATCGTACAGATTTCCTATGGCCCGGTCTCGCCGATACCGCCTGACTGGCAGACCTACTCGGTCGAACCGTTTGACTGGATGGTGCGCAACATACCGCCGGCACGGCTATGGGTGTTTCGCCGGATACTTGCTGCTTAG
- a CDS encoding L,D-transpeptidase family protein gives MRSFAHFLLFALTLSACISLARLPAHAAGNEVVGKTIESIIINGESNIGSLDDDDRLIQVFTYYSDRSFKPIWVRDNGMKTKGRMLLQFLGNIENHGLREFKYRLADIRALIGDPHPRALAELEMLLTSAFIDMARDLTRGRVSPKDVTRDNDIKVRELGAAYLLDGAEKADDLLPYIQTLMPQDKRYHRLVAKLKEYRAIAAAGGWATIPPGKAMKPGKEDVRLPILREFLMTTGDMDPATRPVDDAYDEVTVAAVKKFQRRHGLTDDGVIGPTTLKQMNIPVAKRIRQLEVNLERRRWLDREPGGFYVFANLADQELKVVNNGKTIHTARIVVGKTYHKTPVFTEEMSYLVINPYWNVPSSIANREYLPKLKKDPGYLQRQSIRVLNKSGKVVNPYTVNWAGMRRMPFRLRQDTGNKNALGRIKFMFPNKYNVYIHDTPSKSLFKKDLRVFSHGCMRVQNPTKLAEVILGKQNWTLNKINNQIASGKRRIVKLKKKVPVYITYITAWVNKDGTTNFRRDIYGRDETLAEHLLTGGRFAEADNH, from the coding sequence ATGCGGTCGTTCGCTCACTTCCTGCTTTTCGCTCTGACACTTTCAGCATGCATTTCGCTGGCAAGGCTGCCGGCCCACGCAGCAGGCAACGAAGTTGTCGGCAAGACGATTGAATCAATCATCATCAACGGCGAGAGCAATATCGGCTCCCTGGACGACGATGACCGACTGATCCAGGTTTTCACCTACTATTCCGACCGCTCCTTCAAGCCCATCTGGGTGCGCGACAACGGCATGAAGACCAAAGGCCGCATGCTGCTGCAGTTTCTGGGCAATATCGAAAACCACGGACTTCGCGAGTTCAAATACCGGCTGGCCGATATTCGCGCCCTGATCGGTGATCCGCATCCGCGTGCCCTGGCCGAACTGGAAATGCTGCTGACCAGTGCGTTTATCGATATGGCCCGCGACCTGACGCGCGGGCGTGTTTCGCCAAAAGATGTCACCCGCGACAATGACATCAAGGTTCGCGAGCTGGGTGCGGCCTACCTGCTCGATGGTGCTGAAAAGGCAGATGACCTGCTGCCCTACATCCAGACCCTCATGCCGCAGGACAAGCGCTATCACCGGCTGGTTGCGAAGCTTAAAGAGTACCGCGCAATCGCTGCGGCCGGCGGCTGGGCAACCATCCCTCCCGGAAAGGCCATGAAGCCCGGCAAGGAAGATGTGCGCCTGCCGATCCTGCGTGAATTTCTCATGACCACCGGCGACATGGATCCGGCAACCCGGCCGGTCGACGATGCCTATGATGAAGTGACCGTTGCCGCGGTAAAGAAATTCCAGCGCCGTCATGGCCTGACCGATGACGGTGTTATCGGCCCCACGACCCTGAAACAGATGAACATACCCGTCGCCAAGCGCATCAGGCAGCTGGAGGTCAACCTGGAACGCCGGCGCTGGCTTGATCGCGAGCCTGGCGGCTTCTACGTGTTTGCCAATCTGGCCGACCAGGAATTGAAAGTGGTCAATAACGGCAAGACCATCCACACCGCCCGGATTGTCGTCGGCAAGACCTATCACAAGACACCTGTATTTACCGAGGAGATGAGCTATCTGGTTATCAACCCGTATTGGAATGTGCCGTCTTCAATCGCCAACAGGGAATATCTGCCGAAGCTGAAAAAAGACCCCGGATATCTGCAGCGGCAGAGCATTCGCGTGCTCAACAAGTCAGGCAAGGTGGTCAATCCCTACACGGTCAACTGGGCCGGCATGCGCCGGATGCCGTTCCGGCTGCGACAGGATACCGGCAACAAGAACGCGCTCGGCCGCATCAAGTTCATGTTCCCCAACAAATACAATGTCTACATTCACGACACCCCGTCAAAGAGCCTGTTCAAAAAGGATTTGCGCGTGTTTTCCCACGGCTGCATGCGCGTGCAGAACCCGACGAAGCTGGCAGAAGTTATCCTTGGAAAGCAGAACTGGACCTTGAACAAGATCAACAATCAGATAGCGTCCGGCAAGCGGCGCATCGTCAAGCTGAAAAAGAAGGTGCCGGTGTACATCACCTATATTACGGCCTGGGTAAACAAGGATGGCACCACCAACTTCCGGCGTGACATCTATGGCCGTGATGAGACACTGGCTGAACACCTGCTGACCGGCGGCAGGTTTGCCGAGGCGGACAATCATTGA
- a CDS encoding fasciclin domain-containing protein, with protein sequence MRKATLGIAVALGLMTGSAQAANIVEVAQGAGTFNTLIAAAKAAGLAGALAEGDNLTVFAPTDEAFAALPAGTVENLLKPENKDQLAAVLSYHVLPRKLMSNQLPGRTIHVRTIKSSGDRTLAVSKSSSGVTVDQANVITADIAASNGVVHVIDKVMLPDS encoded by the coding sequence ATGCGCAAAGCAACTCTTGGTATCGCCGTGGCACTCGGCCTTATGACGGGCTCGGCACAGGCTGCAAACATTGTCGAAGTCGCTCAGGGCGCCGGCACTTTCAACACGCTGATCGCCGCGGCCAAGGCTGCCGGCCTTGCCGGTGCACTTGCAGAGGGTGACAACCTCACCGTTTTTGCACCAACCGACGAAGCCTTTGCGGCGTTGCCGGCGGGCACGGTGGAGAACCTGCTGAAACCTGAAAACAAGGATCAGCTGGCAGCCGTGCTGTCTTACCATGTGCTGCCGCGCAAGCTGATGTCCAATCAGTTGCCCGGCCGCACCATTCACGTGCGCACGATCAAGTCTTCCGGTGACCGCACGCTGGCCGTCAGCAAGTCGTCCTCAGGTGTCACCGTAGACCAGGCCAATGTCATTACTGCCGATATTGCAGCATCAAACGGCGTTGTGCACGTGATCGACAAGGTCATGCTGCCCGACAGCTAG